Genomic segment of Syntrophus gentianae:
CTTCAGACCAGTGCATCTTCATGCCGTCCATGGATTCCTTAAGATCGGCCAGTTCCCGGTCAATCTTGTCCCGCCTTTCCAGGGAGGCGCTGTCCGTCTCATTTTTCAGGGATTGGCGTTCGATCTCCAGTTGAATGGCCTTTCTCTCCAGAACATCGATTTCCGCCGGCAGGCTGTCCAGTTCGATTCTCAGGTGGGACGCCGACTCATCGATGAGGTCCACGGCCTTGTCGGGAAGAAACCGGTCGCTGATGTAGCGGTTCGAAAGCGTCGCCGCGGCGACGATGGCGGAGTCCTTGATCCGGACGCCATGGTGGATTTCGTACCGCTCCTTGAGACCCCGGAGAATGGCGATGGTGTCTTCCACGCTGGGCTCCCGGACCAGGATGGGCTGAAAGCGCCGTTCCAGGGCGGGATCCTTCTCGATGTGCTTCCGGTATTCGTTCAGTGTTGTCGCCCCGACACAGCGCAACTCGCCCCGCGCGAGGGCCGGCTTGAGCATGTTGGAGGCGTCGATGGCGCCTTCAGCCGCCCCGGCGCCGACGACCGTATGAATCTCATCGATAAAAAGGATAATATCCCCCTGGGCGCTGGTGACTTCCTTGAGCACGGCCTTGAGCCGGTCCTCGAATTCCCCGCGATACTTGGCCCCGGCCACCAGGGCGCCGATATCCAGGCCGATGACTCGTTTGTTCTTCAGGGTCTCCGGGACATCGCCGTTGACGATCCGCTGCGCCAGCCCTTCTACAATGGCCGTTTTGCCGACGCCGGGCTCGCCGATCAGAACTGGATTGTTCTTGGTCCTTCGGGAAAGGACCTGCAGGATTCTCCGGATTTCATCGTTCCGGCCGATAACGGGATCGAAGGCCCCCTTCCGGGCCAGTTCGTTGAAGTCCTTGGCGTACCGCTTCAGGGCCTGATACTTCTCTTCGGGATTGGGGTCCGTGATCCGTTGATTTCCGCGGATCTCCACGAGAACCTTGAAGATGTTGTCGCGGGTCACCCCGGCGGAGCGGAGGATGCGTCCGGCTTCCCCCTCCTTTTCATCGGCCATGGAGACGAGCACATGCTCCGCGCTGACATACTCATCGTTGAGATGGGCCGCTTCCTCCAGGGCTTTGTCAAGAATCTTGTTCAGCCTCGGGGAAAGATAGGCCTGTACGGGACCCGATATCCGCGGCAGCCGCTCCACGTCCTTCTTAAGTTCCTGCTCGATCCGCGCCGGTTCCGCGCCCAGCTTTTTCAGGATACTGCCCACAATGCCTTCCGGCTGGGCGAGCAGAGCCAGCAGCAGATGTTCCACTTCAATGCCCTGATGGCCGTAGTTGCCGGCCAGGTTCTGCGCCTCCTGCAGGCCTTCCTGTACTTTCAAGGTAAATTTGTCAAAACGCATAATTCCTCCTCGAACGTTCTTCCCCTGTTTTTCAGGGATGACGTTCGCTTGTGTAAATAATCTTATTTCTTAACCAGTTGCTGGAAGAGTTCAATTTTCATTGGTAAATTAAACATGGGGGAAAGGTCTGTCAACCTCATCCGCTCCGAAATATCCTTTCCGGAAAAGCTCTTGACTATCAGGGGACAATAATTAAAATGCAAGGCTGGCAAGTTAATTTCACAGGAGGATGTCTTAATTTGAAACTGCCTGCGATTGCCGGCACCCTTGAAGTTTACATGGCGGAGATCAACAGGTTCCCCGTCCTGTCGGTGGAAGAGGAATTCCGGTATGCCATTGACTGGCAGAAAAATGGGAATATGGAGTCCGCTGAAAAACTGGTGGTTTCCAATCTGCGCTTTGTGGTGAAGATTGCTCACGAATATCGGAATTATGGCGTCAAACTGGCCGATCTCATTCAGGAGGGCAATATCGGCCTGATGCACGCGATTAAAAAATTCGATCCCTACAAAGGTTACCGGCTGATTTCTTATGCGGTCTGGTGGATTCGGGCGTATATTCAGAATTACATCATTAAAACCTGGAGTCTGGTCAAGATCGGGACGACTCAGGCCCAAAGAAAACTTTTTTTCAAACTGAATCAGACAAAGAAGGATATCCAGGCGTTATCTCTAAAAAATCCTGAATTCCGGGAGATTGCGGACTCTCTTGGCGTAAGGGAAGATGAGGTCGAAGAGATGGATGTCCGCATGAGCAACCGGGACCTGTCCCTGGATATGGCCATCAGCGAGGATGGGGGGACGTCCCACATGGATTATCTGACTTATACCGGCGAGGACCAGGAAACCGCCCTGATTCGCAAGCAGGAAACGGAGATGGTGCAGAAGAACATCTCAGGCGCCCTTTCCGTTCTGAACGAAAAGGAGATGTACATCATTTTGCATCGCGTCATGGCCGACGATCCCAAAACCCTTCAGGAGATCGGCGATTTCTATCACATCACACGGGAACGGGCGCGGCAGATTGAAAAGCAGGCCTTGAAGAAACTCCGCCTCGCCCTGCCTTACCTGGGGGAGGAGCAGAAGCTGCTGGGGACGGGAAATTAAGAAGCCAGGTCGTCGGGCCGGGCAAGATTTTCAAAGGTGGTATATTTTTCCATAAAGGCAAGCTTGACCGTGCCTGTCGGGCCGTTTCGCTGCTTGCCGATGATGATTTCCGCAAGGCCCTTTTCCGGGTTGTCTTCCGACTTGTTATAAACTTCATCCCGATAAATAAAGGCAATGACGTCCGCGTCCTGTTCGATGGCCCCGGATTCCCGGAGGTCCGCCATCTGGGGGCGGCGATCGGAGCGGTCTTCAACCTTGCGATTGAGCTGCGAGAGGGCCACAACCGGAACATGGAGTTCTTTGGCGAGGGCCTTGAGGGAGCGGCTGATTTCCGAGATTTCCTGTTCCCGGGATTCTCGGGAATTTCCGCTGCGCATCAGCTGCAGATAATCCAGCAGGATCAGTCCCAGACCGGACTCCGCCTTGAGCCGCCTTGATTTGGCCTTCATTTCCAGAACCGTGATCGCCGGGGTGTCGTCGATAAAGACGGGGGCGTCGGCAAGGCGTCCGGCGGCGTTGGCCAGCTTGGGCCAGTCCGTTTCGCCGAGAAAGCCCTTCCGTAGACGCTGGGAATCCACTTTGGCTTCGGAGGCGAGCATGCGGAGGGCCAGTTGTTCCTTGGACATTTCCAGGGAAAAGATGGCGACCGGGATGGCCGCATCCATGGCGACAAAGGAGGCGATGCTCAGGGCAAAGGCGGTTTTTCCCATGCTGGGCCGCCCGGCGATGATAATCAGATCCGAATTCTGCAGGCCCGAGGTCAAGTCATCGATCCGCTCAAAACCCGTGGGAACCCCCGTGATGGAGGCTTTACGTTCGTAAAGCTGTTCAATGGTTTTGAAGCTCTCCTTGATGATATCCCGCATGGGCGAGAAGGCCGGCTTGATTTTGTGCTGGGAAATTTCAAAGATGGCCTGTTCGGCGGAATCCAGAACCTCTTCGACTTCGTTGGCCGAATCGTAACTCTTGTTCAGGATTTCCGTCGCGGTGCCGATCAGAGACCGGAGAACGGACTTTTCCTTAACAATTTTTGCGTAATAGGTGATATTGGCCGAGGAGGGGACGTTATCCACGAGGGAGGCAAGATAGGCCATGCCTCCCACGTTATCCAACTGGTTTTTATCCTTGAGGATGCTGCTCAGGGTGATTAGATCGCAGGGTTCGTTCCGATCGTAAAGGTCGAGGATTGCGGAAAAGATCCGACGATGGGCCTCGCTGTAGAAATCGGGAATTTTCAGGGTTTCCAGCACGCTGTGCAGCGACTCGTTGTCCAGGAGAATTCCCCCCAGAATGGACTGCTCTGCCTCCCGATTCTGCGGGGGAATGCGATGGAGAGAAACGTCGATGTCGCTGGTTTTCATTGCTTGACCCTGTCCCTGCCGCGGCGACTATGCCTGTTCCGGGATCACGTTGACCTTGATTTCAGCGGTAACACCGCCGCCCAGTTTGACGACGATGGGGAATTCGCCGATTGCCTTGATCGGTTCGTCAAGGACGAGGGCTTTCCGGTCGATCTTGATATCCTGGGCAAGCAGAGACTCTTCAATATCCTTTGCCGTAACGGAACCGAAAAGTTTATCCTGTTCCCCCACACGGCGGGAAATCGAACAGGTAACGCCGGCAAGGCTCGCGGCCATGCCTTCATGGAGCTTTCTTTCTTTTTCCGCCTTGCGGATAATGTTCTGCTTGTTGTGTTCCAGAGCTTTGATATTCCGCACATTCGCCTCTGCGGCCATTCCCTTGGGAATCAAGAAGTTGCGGGCGAAACCATCGGCAACCTTAAGAATATCTCCTGCTTTTCCAAGCGTTTCGACATTTTCTTTCAAAATGACTTTCATGAAGCTAACCCTCCTGAATTAAAAAAACGGTTTTTACGGATGTGATCGATTCTCAAGCCGTGGAACCGTTCATCGTTTTGTTGAATTTTCTGAAGTCAAACCAGAGATCGAAGAGACCAAGGGCGATGACCAGAAGAACCAGAGCCTGCTGGAAAATGAGCAAGGCGTAAAATATGGACCTCAGGAGAATGGGAATGTTCCTTGTTCGAAAGAAATAACTGACAATCGCCAGTCCCTGAAGCAGATAAACAAAAAGACAGATAAGAAGGACATTCAGCCCGACATAGAAGGCTGTGTCGTTGGGGATCAACAGCGTCCCTCCGCTTCCGATCACTATCCATACCAGCTTTTCCGGCGCCTTCCATCTGGCGAGGTCGCCGAAATCGGGGAAATAAAGACTCTGGCGGTAAAAAATCGCCCTGGTGGCCAGCATGTTCAGCCAGATGCAAAGAGCGACACTGATCAGGCTGAGAGCAGGCAGTATGTTGATGAACAAACGGGCGATCTTCGGCGCATTGTCCCGGATCAGGCTGATCTGCTCGGCAGGAACGCCCATTTCCCCGTAGAGCTTTGCATTTTCCAGAATGGTCTGGACAAGGTAAGGCTCAGCGATCCACCAGGGTGCTTCGCCTGTTCTGAAGATCGAGTAGGCGATCAGGCTCAGGACCGGGATACTCATGGCGGCAAGGGAAGCGAGGATCGCCTGTTCGATGGAGAACTTTCTTCTTAAAACCTCGGCAATCGCAACTCCCAGAAAACCGAGCAGACCAAAAAGCGGGGCGTATTCCCCCGAACCCATCGCCTTCAGGGCGGCCACGACGCCGGAAAGAGTTCCCACAACCATAAGCAGGCCAAGCAGCCTGCCGAGTTTGGAATAATAAAAGATGATGGGCAGGGGTGCAAGAAAAAAGAGAAAGGAGCCGGAAAAGGGGAAGGCCGCCGCTAAAAGAAACAACAGTGACGATACGACAATGCCCGCCAGAAAATCCCTGCCGATGATATCCTTCCTTTCTCCCTTTATATTTAACAAACCCGCCACCAAATTGCCATCCTGTGGAGAAAAACCAAAAACAAAGGGCATTTCCCCGAAGAGAAGAAATGCCCTTACATAAGGATTTCTATAATTACCGGCCTTCCGTGACGACGAAGGGCAGAAGGGCGATGGTCCTTGCCCGTTTGATGGCCTGGGTCAACTCCCTCTGATGCTTGGAGCAGCTTCCCGTAATCCGGCGGGGCATGATCTTGCCGCGCTCCGTGACATAATCGTGAAGGAGATCCGGTCGCTTGTAATCGATCTTGATTGTTGAATCCGAGCAGAATTTACAATATTTCCGACGGTGAAAAAACTTCTTCCGGGGTCCTGACGGCCTGGGGCGTCTTTCGTATGCTGCCATAAGATATGCCTCCTTTATTTCTCTTCTGCGGTAGCCGGTGATGCACTGCTCCCGGCGGATTCACCGGCTTCTGCCGACGGAGCGCTGCCTGATGTTTCGGATGTGGGTTCTGCAGAAGCTTCGGCCTTTTCCACCACTTCATCCTTTTTCACCAGAGCTTCGATTTCCTTCATGATTTTTTCAGGCGTTGTATCCGGATCCGTCATGATCGTCATAAATTTCAGGACATTGTCATCGATCTTGAGATTTCGCTCCATTTCCGCCACCGCATCGCTCGTTGCGGCGAAGTCATAGAGCACATAGGTTCCCCGCGTCTGTTTCTTGATGTCATACGCCAGTTTCCTCACTCCCCAACGGTCCACCTTGACGACGGCGCCTTTCCGGTCGGTGATGATGGAACTGTACCGATCGATCAAACCCGTCAGATCATCTTCAGGAAGATTTGCCTGGGCGATGACGACTGTTTCATACCTTCTCAATGTTTTTC
This window contains:
- the clpB gene encoding ATP-dependent chaperone ClpB; this encodes MRFDKFTLKVQEGLQEAQNLAGNYGHQGIEVEHLLLALLAQPEGIVGSILKKLGAEPARIEQELKKDVERLPRISGPVQAYLSPRLNKILDKALEEAAHLNDEYVSAEHVLVSMADEKEGEAGRILRSAGVTRDNIFKVLVEIRGNQRITDPNPEEKYQALKRYAKDFNELARKGAFDPVIGRNDEIRRILQVLSRRTKNNPVLIGEPGVGKTAIVEGLAQRIVNGDVPETLKNKRVIGLDIGALVAGAKYRGEFEDRLKAVLKEVTSAQGDIILFIDEIHTVVGAGAAEGAIDASNMLKPALARGELRCVGATTLNEYRKHIEKDPALERRFQPILVREPSVEDTIAILRGLKERYEIHHGVRIKDSAIVAAATLSNRYISDRFLPDKAVDLIDESASHLRIELDSLPAEIDVLERKAIQLEIERQSLKNETDSASLERRDKIDRELADLKESMDGMKMHWSEEKEVIRKIQTIKSDLENFKNEEQTAMREGNLARAAEIRYGKLVELNRALEEEQNRLEAIQKDSKMLKEEVDAEDVAEVVANWTGIPVARMMESDVQKLIHMEERLGKRVIGQEEGIHAVSSALRRARSGLQDPNRPIGSFIFLGPTGVGKTELARALAEFMFDNEQAMIRIDMSEFMEKHSVARLIGAPPGYVGYDEGGYLTEAVRRRPYAVLLFDEIEKAHPDVFNILLQILDDGRLTDGHGRTVDFKNTIAILTSNVGSQWIQDITLSPEERRLKTMEILRTTFKPEFLNRIDDIIIFRALTMADIERIITIQLGLLQKRLEDRKLSLELTERAKNYISQEGYSPVYGARPLKRAIQKLLLDTLSLKLLEGAFVEGDAILADIDERGSISFKKKGDH
- the rpoH gene encoding RNA polymerase sigma factor RpoH, whose protein sequence is MKLPAIAGTLEVYMAEINRFPVLSVEEEFRYAIDWQKNGNMESAEKLVVSNLRFVVKIAHEYRNYGVKLADLIQEGNIGLMHAIKKFDPYKGYRLISYAVWWIRAYIQNYIIKTWSLVKIGTTQAQRKLFFKLNQTKKDIQALSLKNPEFREIADSLGVREDEVEEMDVRMSNRDLSLDMAISEDGGTSHMDYLTYTGEDQETALIRKQETEMVQKNISGALSVLNEKEMYIILHRVMADDPKTLQEIGDFYHITRERARQIEKQALKKLRLALPYLGEEQKLLGTGN
- the dnaB gene encoding replicative DNA helicase, with protein sequence MKTSDIDVSLHRIPPQNREAEQSILGGILLDNESLHSVLETLKIPDFYSEAHRRIFSAILDLYDRNEPCDLITLSSILKDKNQLDNVGGMAYLASLVDNVPSSANITYYAKIVKEKSVLRSLIGTATEILNKSYDSANEVEEVLDSAEQAIFEISQHKIKPAFSPMRDIIKESFKTIEQLYERKASITGVPTGFERIDDLTSGLQNSDLIIIAGRPSMGKTAFALSIASFVAMDAAIPVAIFSLEMSKEQLALRMLASEAKVDSQRLRKGFLGETDWPKLANAAGRLADAPVFIDDTPAITVLEMKAKSRRLKAESGLGLILLDYLQLMRSGNSRESREQEISEISRSLKALAKELHVPVVALSQLNRKVEDRSDRRPQMADLRESGAIEQDADVIAFIYRDEVYNKSEDNPEKGLAEIIIGKQRNGPTGTVKLAFMEKYTTFENLARPDDLAS
- the rplI gene encoding 50S ribosomal protein L9, with the translated sequence MKVILKENVETLGKAGDILKVADGFARNFLIPKGMAAEANVRNIKALEHNKQNIIRKAEKERKLHEGMAASLAGVTCSISRRVGEQDKLFGSVTAKDIEESLLAQDIKIDRKALVLDEPIKAIGEFPIVVKLGGGVTAEIKVNVIPEQA
- a CDS encoding YybS family protein, yielding MAGLLNIKGERKDIIGRDFLAGIVVSSLLFLLAAAFPFSGSFLFFLAPLPIIFYYSKLGRLLGLLMVVGTLSGVVAALKAMGSGEYAPLFGLLGFLGVAIAEVLRRKFSIEQAILASLAAMSIPVLSLIAYSIFRTGEAPWWIAEPYLVQTILENAKLYGEMGVPAEQISLIRDNAPKIARLFINILPALSLISVALCIWLNMLATRAIFYRQSLYFPDFGDLARWKAPEKLVWIVIGSGGTLLIPNDTAFYVGLNVLLICLFVYLLQGLAIVSYFFRTRNIPILLRSIFYALLIFQQALVLLVIALGLFDLWFDFRKFNKTMNGSTA
- the rpsR gene encoding 30S ribosomal protein S18; the protein is MAAYERRPRPSGPRKKFFHRRKYCKFCSDSTIKIDYKRPDLLHDYVTERGKIMPRRITGSCSKHQRELTQAIKRARTIALLPFVVTEGR
- the rpsF gene encoding 30S ribosomal protein S6; translation: MRRYETVVIAQANLPEDDLTGLIDRYSSIITDRKGAVVKVDRWGVRKLAYDIKKQTRGTYVLYDFAATSDAVAEMERNLKIDDNVLKFMTIMTDPDTTPEKIMKEIEALVKKDEVVEKAEASAEPTSETSGSAPSAEAGESAGSSASPATAEEK